The proteins below come from a single Lates calcarifer isolate ASB-BC8 linkage group LG11, TLL_Latcal_v3, whole genome shotgun sequence genomic window:
- the crlf3 gene encoding cytokine receptor-like factor 3 translates to MSVEVDVLLQEAKESIEAAQNYRSELQQRLHGLNQARKQVRGSSGQAREALRRHFSELQTAATRLLTERLTTLLAEVDAIEAESVKPLDDCQSLIEHGVGQADELLREGEAALRCGLGEKEDKLGSFTKKAMHIQLDSLPEVPALVDVPCVSAQLDDSLLGLLRDRVSRHGSVSSHPPVQIEELQERPGGILVRWCKVDEDFAAADYRLQHRRSGSGGSQYEDSYIGRDCEFLVLHLDPHTDYLFRVCARGEGRTEWSPWSIPQTGYTTLAPHEWCPGTEGYILSSRRNIALRNDSSQSRCPVLYSNAPTYFCGQTLTFKISAAGPVDRRDSLGVCVDSEKGAESLQRDQAVCISTNGAVFVNGKEMTNQLPAITTGSAVTFDMEVVNLFPISNNNLSEGGNFKLRVTIGSGNREVVFDWLVDQAVDCLFFGCSFVHSGWKVLVF, encoded by the exons GTGCGGGGAAGCTCGGGTCAGGCCCGCGAGGCCCTCCGGAGGCACTTCTCAGAGCTGCAGACGGCAGCTACTCGGTTGCTGACGGAGCGGCTGACCACGCTGCTGGCTGAGGTGGACGCCATCGAGGCCGAGAGCGTCAAGCCGCTGGATGACTGTCAGAGCCTCATCGAGCACGGGGTGGGCCAGGCCGACGAGCTGCTGAGAGAGG gggAAGCAGCTCTGCGTTGTGGTCTTGGGGAGAAGGAGGACAAACTGGGCAGTTTCACCAAGAAGGCGATGCACATCCAACTGGACAG tttaCCAGAGGTACCAGCGTTGGTGGATGTGCCGTGTGTTTCAGCCCAGCTGGACGACTCTCTGCTGGGCCTGCTGAGGGACCGGGTCTCCCGCCACGGCTCCGTCTCCTCCCACCCACCCGTCCAGatagaggagctgcaggagagacCGGGCGGCATCCTGGTCCGCTGGTGTAAG GTGGACGAGGACTTCGCAGCGGCAGATTATCGGCTGCAGCACCGGCGGTCCGGCAGCGGGGGGAGCCAGTATGAGGATTCCTACATCGGGCGGGACTGTGAGTTTCTGGTCCTGCACCTGGACCCTCACACAGATTATCTGTTCAGGGTGTGCGCCCGTGGCGAGGGTCGCACCGAGTGGAGCCCCTGGAGCATCCCACAGACGGGGTACACCACGCTGGCACCGCACG aGTGGTGTCCGGGCACTGAAGGCTACATcctgagcagcaggagaaacaTCGCCCTCCGCAATGACTCCTCCCAGTCGCGCTGCCCCGTCCTCTACTCCAACGCACCCACCTACTTCTGTGGCCAAACACTCACCTTcaa gatcTCAGCAGCAGGACCCGTGGACCGGAGGGACAGTCTGGGCGTGTGCGTGGACAGCGAGAAGGGGGCGGAGTCACTTCAGAGAGACCAGGCCGTCTGCATTTCCACTAATG GTGCTGTGTTTGTGAACGGTAAAGAGATGACCAACCAGCTGCCCGCCATCACCACAGGCTCCGCCGTGACCTTTGACATGGAGGTGGTCAACCTGTTCCCGATCAGCAACAACAACCTGAGCGAGGGCGGCAACTTCAAGCTGAGGGTGACCATCGGCTCAGGGAACAGGGAGGTGGTGTTTGATTGGCTGGTGGACCAGGCGGTGGACTGCCTCTTCTTCGGCTGCTCTTTCGTCCACTCCGGCTGGAAAGTGCTCGTGTTTTAA
- the LOC108888588 gene encoding 5-hydroxytryptamine receptor 3A-like isoform X2: MSALRTLAFLAFLGVSSSQTLDCSYLGLLSHLNLMTTNEVLSIMRPVKNWTSSTLVELDMLMYGILGVDEKTQTVTSHIWLQMRWKNEFLTWNPSDFCEIYMLTVPRSKLWIPDVNIREDASDTGSVQQSPLVSLYPSGFVYANGRKRLTFTCQLRLFKFPFDTQNCNITFSSANYDVFNIILGTVQSDTTLSSLSERVMITQGEWQLIKLETINQTSTKYNQPQSELIYRVTITRKPMLYVVNLIVPLLYFLILDLASFFISEARGEKLGFKVTVLLSISVLLLILQDMLPSTEDTLPMIANYCVGVFALVGISVLEAMLICFLMDLDDYLNKKVEKSVNTQVEIQLETSCHKEPAGAEGRGQVSPVKSHLPADCPRDHDLLRLILEEVKAARQEAGRKDEKKKKPGRYERLALIIDPVFFALYLLTIIVFLVFIYHGWV, from the exons ATGTCAGCTCTGAGGACTCTGgcttttcttgcttttcttg GTGTTTCCAGCAGTCAGACTTTAGACTGCTCATACTTAGGTCTTCTGAGTCACTTGAACCTCATGACGACAAATGAGGTTTTATCAATTATGCGACCTGTGAAAAACTGGACCAGCTCAACCCTCGTTGAGCTGGACATGCTGATGTACGGCATTTTAGGAGTG GATGAGAAGACTCAAACTGTCACCAGTCACATCTGGCTCCAAATG cGTTGGAAAAATGAATTCCTGACTTGGAATCCATCAGACTTCTGTGAGATTTACATGCTGACCGTTCCGAGATCGAAGCTCTGGATTCCAGACGTAAACATCCGGGAGGA TGCCTCTGATACTGGGAGTGTTCAGCAGAGTCCACTCGTCAGTTTGTATCCCAGCGGTTTTGTGTACGCAAACGGACGTAAGCGGCTGACCTTCACCTGTCAGCTGAGGCTCTTCAAGTTCCCCTTTGATACACAGAACTGTAACATCACATTCTCATCTGCAAACTACGACG TTTTTAATATAATACTAGGAACAGTCCAGAGTGACACAACCCTCTCTTCACTCTCTGAGCGGGTCATGATTACACAGGGGGAATGGCAACTTATAAAGCTGGAAACTATTAATCAAACTTCCACCAAGTACAACCAACCTCAGAGCGAGCTTATATACAGG gTCACAATCACGAGGAAGCCGATGTTGTATGTGGTAAATTTAATTGTGCCCCTGCTCTATTTCCTGATCCTGGATCTGGCCTCTTTTTTCATCAGTGAGGCCAGAGGTGAAAAGCTGGGCTTCAAAGTGACTGTGCTGCTGTCCATCTCTGTCTTACTGCTGATTCTTCAGGACATGTTGCCCTCCACAGAGGACACCCTGCCAATGATCG CCAACTACTGTGTTGGGGTTTTCGCCCTGGTGGGTATCAGCGTCCTGGAGGCCATGCTGATTTGCTTTCTAATGGACTTAGATGATTATTTGAATAAGAAGGTTGAAAAGTCTGTTAATACCCAGGTGGAAATCCAGCTGGAAACCAGCTGTCACAAAG AGCCTGCTGGAGCTGAGGGAAGAGGCCAGGTGAGTCCAGTGAAGAGTCACCTCCCTGCGGACTGTCCCAGAGACCACGACCTGCTGAGACTAAtcctggaggaggtgaaggcAGCTCGACAGGAAGCCGGAAGAAAAGAcgaaaagaagaagaagcccGGACGCTATGAAAGACTGGCTCTCATCATAGACCCCGTGTTCTTCGCCCTCTACCTTTTAACCATCATAGTTTTCCTGGTGTTCATTTATCATGGGTGGGTCTGA
- the LOC108888590 gene encoding pentraxin fusion protein: protein MRLSAVVLLISTSLVLAGSVVIKTMVFPTETSTSYVELVPLKPLDLRAFTLCMRVATELKGHREVILFAYRTEDHDGLNVWRELDGRLSLYLASSGQGVLFEVPQLEALETHLCVTWDSSSGAAALFMNGRKSLTKIYKKGHAIHSGGKVIIGQDPDGYLGSFDQKQCFIGEISDINMWDSVLSDSTIQDMYAGKRVPRGNVFDWENTELKINGKVEVITREL from the exons ATGAGACTTTCAGCCGTCGTTCTTCTCATCTCCACCTCCCTGGTGTTGGCCG GGAGCGTTGTCATAAAGACCATGGTGTTTCCGACTGAGACAAGTACCAGTTATGTTGAGCTGGTTCCTCTGAAGCCTCTGGACCTGAGGGCCTTCACTCTGTGCATGCGTGTGGCCACAGAGCTCAAGGGGCATCGAGAGGTCATCCTGTTTGCGTACCGAACTGAAGACCATGATGGGCTGAATGTGTGGCGTGAACTGGACGGCAG ACTGTCCTTATACCTCGCTAGTAGTGGACAGGGTGTTTTGTTTGAGGTGCCCCAGCTCGAGGCTCTggaaacacacctgtgtgtCACCTGGGATTCCAGTTCAGGTGCAGCTGCCCTCTTCATGAACGGGAGAAAAAGCTTGACCAAAATTTACAAGAAGGGTCACGCTATCCACTCCGGTGGCAAGGTCATCATCGGACAAGACCCAGACGGTTACTTGGGTAGTTTTGACCAAAAGCAGTGTTTTATCGGAGAGATCTCTGATATTAACATGTGGGACTCTGTCCTCTCAGACAGCACCATCCAAGACATGTACGCTGGGAAGAGGGTACCAAGAGGAAATGTCTTTGACTGGGAAAACACTGAGCTTAAAATTAACGGGAAGGTGGAGGTTATTACTCGTGAGCTGTAG
- the tsen54 gene encoding LOW QUALITY PROTEIN: tRNA-splicing endonuclease subunit Sen54 (The sequence of the model RefSeq protein was modified relative to this genomic sequence to represent the inferred CDS: deleted 1 base in 1 codon), translating into MADQNKTDAGGRFYSEILSPSELFAARSRSHKIPVRGQKDFFPSDSDEQRRRLEQSLDEHWSLISEERVERLGNLVKATWIPSDQIVELQSPAGKFWQTMGFSADGKQYLLPEEALYLMQCGNVQVFYKDLPLSIQDGYERFLSSDTVSLQQYQVFGHLKRLGYVVHRFDPSLEPSSYARQLNLPQSRDRAGRQLKRKRSTSPTPTSSRTEECSAGRMEEDNSSHEGKEDNKLPESHLTTSPETPEVQTPSTGAADEGRGRTWWTTDVLGDSGKGSVHSPTSGSSRWDFSSIPFPDLGSREQLSSCLASPDPSLLPGALAVGVCDVAPWRERINLRKLKMSAKEQREEDKRRRRRDVNKDKEVQRCRNWAEYQELLRRRQGRREGRPAHLWNREVTPLHDPTQPVPTDQLLDKISVIKSTDLLEGASSLKGSDEWRICFNVYQPDAVADFKKSSPGKPYSRMCVCSFDGPVPDLRAIKLLASQSGDVPVVFAVVDHGDISFYTFKDFQLPKDVYP; encoded by the exons ATGGCGGACCAAAACAAGACAGACGCCGGAGGGAGGTtctacagtgaaatattaag TCCGTCGGAGCTGTTTGCAGCCCGGTCCAGGAGTCACAAAATCCCCGTCAGAGGACAGAAGGACTTCTTCCCCAGCGACTCAGACGAGCAGAGACGGCGGCTTGAGCAGAGTCTGGACGAGCACTGGAGCCTCATAtcagaggagagagtggagaggcT aggaaacCTGGTGAAGGCCACATGGATTCCAAGTGACCAGATTGTGGAGCTTCAGTCTCCAGCT gGAAAGTTCTGGCAGACGATGGGCTTCTCTGCTGATGGGAAACAGTATCTGCTCCCTGAAGAGGCTCTCTACCTGATGCAGTGT GGAAACGTGCAGGTGTTTTACAAGGACTTGCCGCTGTCCATTCAGGACGGTTATGAGAGATTTCTGTCGTCAGACACAGTGAGCCTCCAGCAGTATCAG GTGTTTGGGCATTTGAAGAGACTGGGCTATGTGGTGCACAGGTTTGATCCCAG TTTGGAGCCGTCGTCCTACGCGAGGCAGCTGAACCTGCCTCAGTCACGTGACAGAGCAGGGAGACAACTGAAGAGGAAACGCAGCACCAGCCCCACCCCAACATCCAG TCGTACTGAAGAATGCTCTGCTGGGAGAATGGAGGAGGATAACAGCAGCCATGAAGGCAAGGAGGACAACAAACTTCCTGAGTCACACTTGACAACCTCTCCAGAGACTCCAGAGGTCCAGACTCCCAGCACAGGTGCAGCAGATGAAGGCAGGGGCAGGACCTGGTGGACGACAGACGTTCTCGGGGACTCGGGTAAAGGTTCAGTTCACAGCCCCACCTCTGGTTCCTCCCGCTGGGACTTCAGCTCCATCCCTTTCCCTGACCTGGGCTCCAGGGAGCAGCTGTCCAGCTGCCTGGCTTCTCCGGACCCCTCTCTGCTGCCGGGAGCTTTGGCC GTGGGAGTCTGTGACGTCGCCCCCTGGagggagagaataaacctgCGGAAGTTGAAGATGTCAGCAAAGGAGCAGAGGGAAGAAGACAAGCGAAGGCGACGGCGGGACgtcaacaaagacaaagag GTTCAGCGGTGCAGAAACTGGGCAGAGTATCAggagctgctgaggaggaggcaggggagACGTGAAGGTCGACCAGCACACCTGTGGAACAGAGAGGTCACTCCTTTACATGACCCCACACAACCGGTCCCCACAG ATCAACTGCTGGATAAAATCAGTGTGATCAAATCTACAGACCTGCTCGAGGGGGCGTCCAG TTTAAAAGGCTCAGATGAGTGGAGGATTTGTTTCAATGTTTACCAACCTGATGCAGTGGCTGACTTCAAGAAGAGCAGCCCGGGGAAACCGTACtccaggatgtgtgtgtgcag TTTTGACGGTCCTGTTCCCGACCTGCGAGCGATCAAGCTGCTGGCCTCCCAGAGCGGAGACGTCCCAGTGGTCTTTGCTGTGGTGGACCACGGAGACATCTCCTTCTACACTTTCAAAGACTTCCAGCTGCCAAAGGACGTGTACCCCTGA
- the LOC108888588 gene encoding 5-hydroxytryptamine receptor 3A-like isoform X3, with translation MSALRTLAFLAFLAGVSSSQTLDCSYLGLLSHLNLMTTNEVLSIMRPVKNWTSSTLVELDMLMYGILGVDEKTQTVTSHIWLQMRWKNEFLTWNPSDFCEIYMLTVPRSKLWIPDVNIREDASDTGSVQQSPLVSLYPSGFVYANGRKRLTFTCQLRLFKFPFDTQNCNITFSSANYDVFNIILGTVQSDTTLSSLSERVMITQGEWQLIKLETINQTSTKYNQPQSELIYRVTITRKPMLYVVNLIVPLLYFLILDLASFFISEARGEKLGFKVTVLLSISVLLLILQDMLPSTEDTLPMIEPAGAEGRGQVSPVKSHLPADCPRDHDLLRLILEEVKAARQEAGRKDEKKKKPGRYERLALIIDPVFFALYLLTIIVFLVFIYHGWV, from the exons ATGTCAGCTCTGAGGACTCTGgcttttcttgcttttcttg CAGGTGTTTCCAGCAGTCAGACTTTAGACTGCTCATACTTAGGTCTTCTGAGTCACTTGAACCTCATGACGACAAATGAGGTTTTATCAATTATGCGACCTGTGAAAAACTGGACCAGCTCAACCCTCGTTGAGCTGGACATGCTGATGTACGGCATTTTAGGAGTG GATGAGAAGACTCAAACTGTCACCAGTCACATCTGGCTCCAAATG cGTTGGAAAAATGAATTCCTGACTTGGAATCCATCAGACTTCTGTGAGATTTACATGCTGACCGTTCCGAGATCGAAGCTCTGGATTCCAGACGTAAACATCCGGGAGGA TGCCTCTGATACTGGGAGTGTTCAGCAGAGTCCACTCGTCAGTTTGTATCCCAGCGGTTTTGTGTACGCAAACGGACGTAAGCGGCTGACCTTCACCTGTCAGCTGAGGCTCTTCAAGTTCCCCTTTGATACACAGAACTGTAACATCACATTCTCATCTGCAAACTACGACG TTTTTAATATAATACTAGGAACAGTCCAGAGTGACACAACCCTCTCTTCACTCTCTGAGCGGGTCATGATTACACAGGGGGAATGGCAACTTATAAAGCTGGAAACTATTAATCAAACTTCCACCAAGTACAACCAACCTCAGAGCGAGCTTATATACAGG gTCACAATCACGAGGAAGCCGATGTTGTATGTGGTAAATTTAATTGTGCCCCTGCTCTATTTCCTGATCCTGGATCTGGCCTCTTTTTTCATCAGTGAGGCCAGAGGTGAAAAGCTGGGCTTCAAAGTGACTGTGCTGCTGTCCATCTCTGTCTTACTGCTGATTCTTCAGGACATGTTGCCCTCCACAGAGGACACCCTGCCAATGATCG AGCCTGCTGGAGCTGAGGGAAGAGGCCAGGTGAGTCCAGTGAAGAGTCACCTCCCTGCGGACTGTCCCAGAGACCACGACCTGCTGAGACTAAtcctggaggaggtgaaggcAGCTCGACAGGAAGCCGGAAGAAAAGAcgaaaagaagaagaagcccGGACGCTATGAAAGACTGGCTCTCATCATAGACCCCGTGTTCTTCGCCCTCTACCTTTTAACCATCATAGTTTTCCTGGTGTTCATTTATCATGGGTGGGTCTGA
- the LOC108888588 gene encoding 5-hydroxytryptamine receptor 3A-like isoform X1 yields the protein MSALRTLAFLAFLAGVSSSQTLDCSYLGLLSHLNLMTTNEVLSIMRPVKNWTSSTLVELDMLMYGILGVDEKTQTVTSHIWLQMRWKNEFLTWNPSDFCEIYMLTVPRSKLWIPDVNIREDASDTGSVQQSPLVSLYPSGFVYANGRKRLTFTCQLRLFKFPFDTQNCNITFSSANYDVFNIILGTVQSDTTLSSLSERVMITQGEWQLIKLETINQTSTKYNQPQSELIYRVTITRKPMLYVVNLIVPLLYFLILDLASFFISEARGEKLGFKVTVLLSISVLLLILQDMLPSTEDTLPMIANYCVGVFALVGISVLEAMLICFLMDLDDYLNKKVEKSVNTQVEIQLETSCHKEPAGAEGRGQVSPVKSHLPADCPRDHDLLRLILEEVKAARQEAGRKDEKKKKPGRYERLALIIDPVFFALYLLTIIVFLVFIYHGWV from the exons ATGTCAGCTCTGAGGACTCTGgcttttcttgcttttcttg CAGGTGTTTCCAGCAGTCAGACTTTAGACTGCTCATACTTAGGTCTTCTGAGTCACTTGAACCTCATGACGACAAATGAGGTTTTATCAATTATGCGACCTGTGAAAAACTGGACCAGCTCAACCCTCGTTGAGCTGGACATGCTGATGTACGGCATTTTAGGAGTG GATGAGAAGACTCAAACTGTCACCAGTCACATCTGGCTCCAAATG cGTTGGAAAAATGAATTCCTGACTTGGAATCCATCAGACTTCTGTGAGATTTACATGCTGACCGTTCCGAGATCGAAGCTCTGGATTCCAGACGTAAACATCCGGGAGGA TGCCTCTGATACTGGGAGTGTTCAGCAGAGTCCACTCGTCAGTTTGTATCCCAGCGGTTTTGTGTACGCAAACGGACGTAAGCGGCTGACCTTCACCTGTCAGCTGAGGCTCTTCAAGTTCCCCTTTGATACACAGAACTGTAACATCACATTCTCATCTGCAAACTACGACG TTTTTAATATAATACTAGGAACAGTCCAGAGTGACACAACCCTCTCTTCACTCTCTGAGCGGGTCATGATTACACAGGGGGAATGGCAACTTATAAAGCTGGAAACTATTAATCAAACTTCCACCAAGTACAACCAACCTCAGAGCGAGCTTATATACAGG gTCACAATCACGAGGAAGCCGATGTTGTATGTGGTAAATTTAATTGTGCCCCTGCTCTATTTCCTGATCCTGGATCTGGCCTCTTTTTTCATCAGTGAGGCCAGAGGTGAAAAGCTGGGCTTCAAAGTGACTGTGCTGCTGTCCATCTCTGTCTTACTGCTGATTCTTCAGGACATGTTGCCCTCCACAGAGGACACCCTGCCAATGATCG CCAACTACTGTGTTGGGGTTTTCGCCCTGGTGGGTATCAGCGTCCTGGAGGCCATGCTGATTTGCTTTCTAATGGACTTAGATGATTATTTGAATAAGAAGGTTGAAAAGTCTGTTAATACCCAGGTGGAAATCCAGCTGGAAACCAGCTGTCACAAAG AGCCTGCTGGAGCTGAGGGAAGAGGCCAGGTGAGTCCAGTGAAGAGTCACCTCCCTGCGGACTGTCCCAGAGACCACGACCTGCTGAGACTAAtcctggaggaggtgaaggcAGCTCGACAGGAAGCCGGAAGAAAAGAcgaaaagaagaagaagcccGGACGCTATGAAAGACTGGCTCTCATCATAGACCCCGTGTTCTTCGCCCTCTACCTTTTAACCATCATAGTTTTCCTGGTGTTCATTTATCATGGGTGGGTCTGA
- the LOC108888586 gene encoding polycomb protein suz12-B translates to MAPHKQSSSGGNHPVGFGHGGRANGLYQSSSSAVAAAKKPNMQLTQADHELFLQAFEKPTQIYRFLRTRNLIAPIFLHRTLTYMSHRNSRNNVKRKSSKVDHLLFKVEKMKGEQETHSLASNLQLTFTGFFHKAGKPSQDCENEQNSVSLEVLLVKVCHKKRKDVSCPVKQVPTGKKQVPLNPDTSAGVQAKPGSFPSLLVPSSEFEPSNSHMVKSYSLLFRVSRPGCPRAQMNGLTNGENHHNRDFTEEVVNRKRRSSSLREEGETTFVAQMTVFDKNRRLQLLDGEYEVSMQEMEECPVSKKRATWETILDGKRLPPFESFSQGPTLQFTLRWTSDSSDRSTAPVAKPLATRNSETNQDTRPSTLRATQTLALKESINTDVQTKREQISAEPRQKLRIFYQFQYNNNTRQQTEARDDLHCPWCTLNCRKLYSLLKHLKLSHSRFIFNYVPHPKGAKIEVSINECYDGSYAGNPQDIHSQPGFAFSRNGPVKRTAVTHVLVCRPKRTKPSLSEFLESEDGDREQQRTYISGHNRLYFHSDSCLPLRPQEMEVDSEDERDPDWLKEKTIKQIEDFTDVNEGEKEIMKLWNLHAMKRGFIADNQMNEACLLFAEHHGAHIVKHNLCRNFLLHLISMHDFNLVSTVTIDQAMARLRLIQSQAAQRDKDREEEEEEEEEEDWETAVESQPEPDPDPDPDPSEYKPYSDETSNGCLENGNQQQAGGGGGGEWRSCDRTNVQQAETLRLWSGFKLTAQLEPQRSQTGHEFGYKPESTKR, encoded by the exons ATGGCTCCACATAAGCAGAGCTCCTCAGGTGGAAACCACCCGGTGGGTTTTGGTCATGGAGGAAGAGCCAACGGGTTGTACCAGTCGTCGTCCTCTGCGGTGGCTGCAGCCAAGAAGCCCAACATGCAACTCACTCAAGCCGACCACGAGTTGTTCCTGCAGGCCTTCGAGA AACCAACCCAGATCTACAGGTTTCTCCGCACTAGGAACTTGATCGCT CCCATATTCTTGCACAGGACACTCACCTATATGTCCCACAGAAACTCAAGGAATAACgtcaaaag GAAGAGCTCCAAGGTTGACCATCTGCTGTTCAAAGTGGAGAAGATGAAGGGTGAACAGGAGACTCACAG ctTGGCCTCTAATCTGCAGCTCACCTTTACTGGTTTCTTCCATAAAGCTG gGAAGCCGTCTCAGGACTGTGAGAATGAGCAGAACTCTGTTTCTCTGGAGGTGCTGCTGGTCAAAGTCTGCcacaagaagaggaag gATGTGAGCTGTCCAGTGAAGCAGGTCCCTACAGGGAAGAAGCAGGTTCCTCTGAACCCAGACACGAGCGCTGGAGTCCAGGCCAAACCGGGctccttcccctctctgctgGTCCCCAGTAGTGAGTTTGAACCCAGCAACTCTCACATGGTCAAGTCTTACTCCTTACTCTTCAGAGTGTCGCGGCCTGGATGCCCCAGAGCACAGATGAACGGACTGACCAACGGAGAGAATCACCACAACAGAG ATTTCACAGAGGAAGTGgtaaacaggaagaggaggagctccTCTctcagggaggagggagaaaccACATTTGTGGCTCAGATGACGGTCTTTGATAAAAACAG acgTCTGCAGCTGTTAGATGGAGAGTATGAGGTGTCTATGCAAGAGATGGAGGAGTGTCCTGTCAGTAAGAAGAGGGCGACCTGGGAGACCATCCTGGACGGAAAg CGTCTACCTCCATTTGAGAGTTTCTCCCAGGGTCCCACGCTGCAGTTCACCCTGCGTTGGACCAGTGACTCCTCTGATCGCTCCACTGCACCTGTAGCAAAACCTCTAGCCACCCGCAACTCTGAGACCAACCAGGACACCAGACCCAGCACCCTGAgagccacacaaacactgg CTCTTAAAGAATCCATAAACACTGACGTACAAACCAAGAGAGAACAAATCTCAGCTGAGCCCAGACAGAAACTGCGCATCTTCTACCAG ttccagtacaacaacaacactcGGCAGCAGACGGAGGCCAGAGACGACCTCCACTGTCCCTGGTGCACCCTCAACTGCAGGAAGCTCTACAGTCTGCTCAAAcacctcaaactgtcccactcCCGCTTCATCTTCAACTATGTG CCCCATCCTAAAGGAGCAAAGATCGAGGTCTCCATCAACGAGTGCTACGATGGTTCATATGCAGGAAACCCTCAGGACATCCACAGCCAGCCGGGCTTCGCCTTCAGCAGGAACGGCCCCGTCAAGAGGACCGCTGTCACCCACGTCCTCGTCTGCAG ACCCAAGAGGACGAAGCCAAGTCTGTCTGAGTTTTTGGAGTCTGAGGACGGCGATCGAGAGCAGCAGAGGACGTACATCAGCGGACACAACCGCCTCTACTTCCACAGTGACAGCTGCCTGCCGCTCCGTCCTCAGGAGATGGAGGTGGACAGCGAGGACGAGAGGGACCCAGACTGGCTGAAGGAGAAAACCATCAAG CAAATCGAGGACTTCACAGACGTCAAcgagggagagaaggagatcATGAAGCTGTGGAACCTGCACGCCATGAAGCGCGG CTTCATAGCAGACAACCAGATGAATGAAGCCTGCCTGCTGTTTGCCGAACACCACGGCGCCCACATCGTCAAACACAACCTCTGCCGCAACTTCCTGCTGCACCTGATCAGCATGCACGACTTCAACCTGGTCAGCACTGTGACCATCGACCAGGCCATGGCCCGACTCCGCCTCATCCAGAGCCAGGCCgctcagagagacaaagacagggaggaggaggaggaggaggaagaggaggaggactgggaGACAGCCGTGGAGTCCCAGCCGGAgccagatccagatccagatcctgATCCATCTGAGTATAAACCCTATAGTGATGAGACAAGCAACGGCTGCCTGGAGAATGGAAAccagcagcaggcaggaggaggaggaggaggagagtggaggagcTGTGACAGAACGAATGTTCAGCAAGCAGAAACTCTGCGGCTCTGGTCCGGTTTCAAACTGACAGCTCAACTAGAGCCACAAAGATCCCAAACAGGACACGAGTTTGGCTACAAACCAGAATCAACAAAAAGGTGA